One window of the Spirochaetaceae bacterium genome contains the following:
- a CDS encoding RNHCP domain-containing protein produces the protein MGQKRHNTGFRCLRCGSQVEPVADGSYRNHCPRCLYSLHLDVLPGDRASDCGGLMAPMGLKWAGGKGWQLVHRCERCGAVRVNRVAGGHRQPDDAEALTSVAMTGAPFDAV, from the coding sequence GTGGGACAGAAACGGCACAACACCGGCTTTCGCTGTCTCCGCTGCGGCAGCCAGGTGGAGCCGGTAGCGGACGGCAGCTATCGCAACCACTGTCCGCGGTGCCTGTACTCGCTGCACCTCGACGTGCTGCCCGGAGACCGCGCCAGCGACTGCGGCGGACTGATGGCGCCGATGGGATTGAAGTGGGCCGGAGGCAAGGGCTGGCAGTTGGTGCATCGCTGCGAGAGATGCGGCGCGGTACGGGTCAACCGGGTCGCCGGCGGCCACCGGCAGCCCGATGACGCGGAGGCGCTGACCAGCGTTGCGATGACAGGGGCACCCTTCGACGCGGTGTGA
- a CDS encoding FKBP-type peptidyl-prolyl cis-trans isomerase translates to MKILRIGSDAEAYGVDQERFDALLEQVGGRSQRAAAEERAEAERIIAATWPDAVTTESGLWYQVTAAGSGTEKPKQGQAVTVHYTGKLLDGTKFDSSHDRGSPAQFTIGQLIAGVNEALLDMVQGEQRTVIIPPELGYGRRGVPGVIPPDSFLVFELELLSL, encoded by the coding sequence GTGAAGATCCTCCGCATCGGCAGCGACGCGGAGGCTTACGGCGTCGACCAGGAACGGTTCGACGCTCTGCTCGAGCAAGTAGGGGGGCGGTCGCAACGGGCCGCGGCCGAGGAGCGCGCCGAGGCCGAACGGATCATCGCCGCCACCTGGCCAGACGCGGTGACCACGGAGTCCGGTCTGTGGTACCAGGTCACCGCCGCCGGCTCCGGAACCGAGAAGCCGAAGCAGGGCCAGGCGGTCACGGTTCACTATACGGGCAAGCTGCTCGACGGTACCAAGTTCGACAGCTCGCACGACCGGGGCAGCCCGGCGCAGTTCACCATCGGACAGCTCATCGCGGGCGTCAACGAGGCGCTCCTGGACATGGTGCAGGGCGAACAGCGCACCGTGATCATTCCGCCGGAACTCGGCTACGGACGTCGCGGCGTGCCCGGAGTGATACCTCCCGACTCGTTCCTGGTATTCGAGTTGGAGCTCTTGTCGCTGTAG